A DNA window from Stenotrophomonas sp. 57 contains the following coding sequences:
- a CDS encoding LysR family transcriptional regulator encodes MVSLDRFDIFRAVVEAGSLTAAADRLGLSRAVVSFNLKRLEQELGVTLLLRSTRHLALTEAGEQFLQHCVQALDAAQAAIDAARRDQHQLQGVLRLTTTAEYAQLRLIPALEAFRTRHPALQLHLSTSPAPADLIPERFDLAIRLGRLPDSGLHASELERHPLCAVAAPSLLARLPSTDAADDPAQLGTLPRLGYPRLADVPVVAPDGSDALFATNPGNAVVRVDGASSLRAFALAGAGVTVLPRWLIEDDLAQDRLRPVLRQHRFPQQSVYAVYPHSTQPSPKVRQLIDFLRGWFGSAPG; translated from the coding sequence ATGGTCAGCCTCGATCGCTTCGACATCTTCCGCGCCGTGGTCGAGGCCGGCAGCCTTACCGCGGCCGCCGACCGCCTGGGCCTGAGCCGCGCGGTGGTCAGCTTCAACCTGAAGCGGCTGGAGCAGGAACTGGGCGTGACCCTGCTGCTGCGCAGTACCCGCCACCTGGCCCTGACCGAGGCGGGTGAACAGTTCCTGCAGCACTGCGTGCAGGCGCTGGACGCCGCCCAGGCGGCGATCGATGCCGCGCGCCGCGACCAGCACCAGCTGCAGGGCGTGCTGCGCCTGACGACCACGGCGGAGTACGCCCAACTGCGCCTGATCCCGGCGCTGGAGGCGTTTCGGACGCGGCACCCGGCCCTTCAGCTGCACCTGTCGACCTCACCGGCACCGGCAGACCTGATTCCTGAACGGTTCGACCTGGCCATCCGCCTCGGCCGCCTTCCGGATTCAGGGCTGCATGCCAGCGAGCTGGAACGCCATCCATTGTGCGCGGTGGCGGCTCCATCCCTGCTGGCACGCCTGCCCTCTACCGATGCGGCCGATGACCCGGCCCAGCTGGGCACCCTGCCCCGCCTCGGCTATCCGCGCCTGGCCGATGTGCCGGTGGTCGCGCCCGACGGCAGCGACGCCTTGTTTGCCACCAACCCGGGCAATGCAGTGGTGCGCGTGGATGGTGCCAGCAGCCTGCGTGCCTTCGCCCTGGCCGGCGCCGGGGTCACCGTGCTGCCACGTTGGCTGATCGAGGACGACCTGGCCCAGGACCGCCTGCGCCCGGTGCTGCGCCAGCACCGCTTCCCGCAGCAGAGCGTGTACGCGGTCTACCCGCACAGCACGCAGCCCTCGCCGAAGGTGCGTCAACTGATCGATTTCCTGCGCGGGTGGTTTGGCAGCGCGCCCGGGTGA
- a CDS encoding glycoside hydrolase family 3 C-terminal domain-containing protein → MKTFTKPLALSLALSAALAAPAWADPAAFTVLTLEQAPDAEAMPALAAQLKSLKVDAVSVRQVQRGIGQVDPLQVLADGLGYEYRFVAAGKDDGQTQRGQAVLTRLPIAAESGPDQPGLNYLRLDDGRHTVAVYTDAGAGAAQLPALVTRSRLGAPAVLLGAVAGESAKAAGFDPARVALEADASYFSDGFQAASSSPFKVEGSTLRATLLTLAYAADKHGDRPWMDTTLNADARAALLLKAMTEDEKFQMLHSYFGLGKDGGPLPEGAVGSAGFVPAVPRLGIPSQQSADAGVGVTNPGGIRPGDFATAMPSGPSTASSWNREVAFAGGATMGREAWQQRFNILLSGSVNLQRDPRNGRNFEYAGEDPLLAGSMVGALIQGVQSQHVISSMKHFALNDMETRRNFHDVRIGEQAMHESDLLAFEIALEAGRPGVAMCSYNKINGTYGCENGYLMNQVLKQEWKFPGFVMSDWGGVHSGSKAALAGLDQQSAGEVFDAAVFFDEPLRLAVHGGVVPQARLNDMVARILRTMFLHGNFDNPPQHQKVDAEAGFAVAQRTVEEGSVLLRNEGNLLPLADTVKRIVIIGGHADKGVIGGGGSSMVGVTAKGTNAVPGVLPTTWPGPVIFHPSSPLESLRAARPDATIEYVDGTNAAAAAKAAAQADVAIVFATQWAAESVDLPDMQLPDNQDALISAVAKANPKTVLVLETNGPVRTPWLAQVPAMLQAWYPGIRGGEGIAALLTGQANPSGRLPVTWVVDESQLPRPHIDGLGFKPAKPFGDVFDFDIEGANVGYKWMAAKGLTPTFAFGHGLSYTSFAYKNLKVSVEGSRLVASVDIRNTGKRAGADVAQLYLKLPAGSATPIRLIGYDKVSLQPGEQRRIRIEAEPKTLAHYDAQARQWKIDGGTYQVQLSRNAAEPLQSVDVQLVEQVLR, encoded by the coding sequence ATGAAAACGTTTACAAAGCCGCTCGCTCTCTCCCTTGCCCTGTCTGCCGCACTGGCCGCCCCGGCTTGGGCCGATCCCGCAGCCTTCACTGTCTTGACCCTGGAACAGGCACCCGACGCCGAGGCGATGCCGGCCCTGGCCGCGCAGCTGAAAAGCCTGAAGGTGGACGCGGTGAGCGTGCGTCAGGTGCAGCGCGGCATCGGCCAGGTCGATCCGCTGCAGGTGCTGGCCGATGGCCTGGGTTACGAATACCGCTTCGTCGCCGCCGGCAAGGACGATGGCCAGACCCAGCGCGGCCAAGCCGTGCTGACCCGGCTGCCGATTGCTGCCGAGTCCGGTCCTGACCAGCCAGGCTTGAACTACCTGCGCCTGGACGATGGCCGCCACACGGTGGCGGTCTATACCGATGCCGGCGCAGGTGCCGCGCAGCTGCCAGCGCTGGTCACCCGTTCGCGGCTGGGTGCACCGGCGGTGCTGCTCGGCGCGGTGGCCGGTGAATCGGCCAAGGCCGCCGGCTTCGATCCGGCGCGTGTGGCGCTGGAAGCTGACGCCAGCTACTTCAGCGACGGCTTCCAGGCGGCCAGCAGTTCACCGTTCAAGGTGGAAGGCAGCACGCTGCGTGCCACCCTGCTGACCCTGGCCTATGCCGCCGACAAACATGGCGACAGGCCGTGGATGGACACCACCCTCAACGCCGATGCGCGCGCTGCGCTGCTGCTGAAGGCGATGACCGAGGACGAGAAATTCCAGATGCTGCACAGCTACTTCGGGCTGGGCAAGGACGGTGGTCCGTTGCCGGAGGGCGCGGTCGGTTCGGCCGGCTTCGTGCCGGCAGTGCCGCGCCTGGGCATCCCGTCGCAGCAGTCGGCCGATGCCGGCGTCGGCGTGACCAATCCCGGTGGTATCCGTCCGGGTGACTTCGCCACCGCCATGCCGTCCGGCCCGTCCACCGCCTCCAGCTGGAACCGCGAAGTGGCCTTCGCCGGTGGCGCCACGATGGGCCGCGAGGCATGGCAGCAGCGCTTCAACATCCTGCTGTCAGGCAGCGTCAACCTGCAGCGCGACCCGCGCAACGGCCGCAATTTCGAATACGCCGGTGAAGACCCGCTGCTGGCCGGTTCGATGGTCGGCGCGCTGATCCAGGGCGTGCAGAGCCAGCACGTGATCTCCTCGATGAAGCACTTCGCGCTGAACGACATGGAGACCCGCCGAAACTTCCACGACGTGCGCATCGGCGAACAGGCCATGCACGAGTCGGACCTGCTGGCCTTCGAGATCGCGCTGGAAGCCGGCCGCCCCGGCGTGGCGATGTGCTCGTACAACAAGATCAACGGCACCTACGGCTGCGAGAACGGCTACCTGATGAACCAGGTGCTGAAGCAGGAATGGAAGTTCCCTGGTTTCGTGATGTCCGACTGGGGTGGCGTGCACAGTGGTTCGAAGGCCGCGCTGGCCGGCCTCGACCAGCAGTCGGCCGGTGAAGTGTTCGATGCGGCGGTGTTCTTCGATGAGCCGCTGCGCCTGGCCGTGCACGGTGGCGTGGTGCCGCAGGCGCGCCTGAACGACATGGTCGCGCGCATCCTGCGCACGATGTTCCTGCATGGCAACTTCGACAACCCGCCGCAGCACCAGAAGGTCGATGCCGAGGCCGGCTTCGCCGTGGCCCAGCGCACGGTGGAAGAGGGCAGCGTGCTGCTGCGCAATGAAGGCAACCTGCTGCCGCTGGCCGACACGGTGAAGCGCATCGTCATCATCGGTGGCCACGCCGACAAGGGCGTGATCGGTGGCGGTGGTTCGTCGATGGTGGGCGTGACCGCCAAGGGCACCAATGCGGTGCCGGGCGTGCTGCCGACCACCTGGCCGGGCCCGGTGATCTTCCACCCGTCCTCGCCGCTGGAATCGCTGCGTGCGGCGCGCCCGGACGCGACCATCGAGTACGTGGACGGCACCAACGCCGCTGCGGCGGCCAAGGCGGCCGCGCAGGCCGACGTCGCCATCGTGTTCGCCACCCAGTGGGCGGCCGAATCGGTGGACCTGCCGGACATGCAGCTGCCCGACAACCAGGACGCCCTGATCTCGGCGGTGGCCAAGGCCAATCCGAAGACCGTGCTGGTGCTGGAAACCAACGGCCCGGTGCGCACGCCGTGGCTGGCGCAGGTGCCGGCGATGCTGCAGGCCTGGTACCCGGGCATCCGCGGTGGTGAAGGCATCGCCGCGCTGCTGACCGGCCAGGCAAACCCGTCCGGTCGCCTGCCGGTGACCTGGGTGGTGGACGAATCGCAGCTGCCGCGCCCGCATATCGACGGCCTCGGTTTCAAGCCAGCCAAGCCGTTCGGTGATGTGTTCGATTTCGATATCGAAGGCGCCAACGTTGGCTACAAGTGGATGGCGGCCAAGGGCCTGACCCCGACCTTCGCCTTCGGTCATGGTCTGTCCTACACCTCGTTCGCCTATAAGAACCTGAAAGTCAGCGTGGAAGGTTCGCGCCTGGTCGCCAGCGTCGACATCCGCAACACCGGCAAGCGCGCCGGTGCCGACGTGGCCCAGCTGTACCTGAAGCTGCCGGCCGGCAGCGCCACGCCGATCCGTCTGATCGGCTACGACAAGGTGAGCCTGCAGCCGGGCGAACAGCGCCGCATCCGCATCGAAGCCGAGCCTAAGACCCTGGCCCACTACGATGCGCAGGCCCGCCAGTGGAAGATCGACGGCGGTACCTACCAGGTGCAGCTGTCGCGCAATGCCGCCGAACCGCTGCAGAGCGTGGACGTGCAGCTGGTGGAGCAGGTGCTGCGCTGA
- a CDS encoding VOC family protein: protein MTVHRDFDHLWRDRCDTSSQRAPRVLIRVFVAPGELERSVAFYEQLQGLVADAGFPFPEAGLRLAMVGAFLLIEGSDDALAPFTSTTGTLLVDDVRPYHDRLVAAGAEIIFPLQVVPTGAAFNAVHPDGTVVEYVHHRPDPHGR, encoded by the coding sequence ATGACCGTACATCGCGACTTCGACCATCTCTGGCGCGACCGCTGTGATACCTCCAGCCAGCGCGCGCCGCGCGTGCTGATCCGCGTGTTCGTGGCGCCCGGTGAGCTGGAGCGCAGCGTGGCCTTCTACGAGCAGTTGCAGGGACTGGTGGCCGATGCCGGGTTTCCATTCCCGGAGGCCGGGCTTCGCCTGGCGATGGTGGGTGCGTTCCTGCTGATCGAAGGCAGCGACGATGCGCTGGCGCCGTTCACCTCCACCACCGGCACCCTGCTGGTCGATGATGTGCGGCCCTATCACGACCGGTTGGTGGCGGCCGGGGCCGAGATCATCTTCCCGCTGCAGGTCGTGCCCACCGGTGCGGCATTCAATGCGGTGCATCCCGATGGCACGGTGGTGGAGTACGTGCACCATCGCCCGGACCCGCACGGCCGGTGA
- a CDS encoding AraC family transcriptional regulator, which produces MAWIYNCAMPHPALPWTGTLLLDAHTALLQGHAGDSGTHAHYAHQLLISDGAPWQVEIDGVARHGQRLWLPSFVPHAIVSAPQDGCTLFLEPTHADLEQIQQQLPTLPTAITALRERLPQLSRAQALDRRVQMALERITQHLPGPVPAADIAKAAHLSTSQLHRRFQSDLAVTLRGWVLWQRLRAALAHHLQGHSLTASAHAAGFADLAHLSRSLRRMFGIGAAQLQGLQLHAA; this is translated from the coding sequence ATGGCATGGATCTACAATTGCGCCATGCCCCACCCCGCCCTGCCCTGGACCGGCACCCTGCTGCTGGATGCACACACGGCCCTGCTGCAGGGCCACGCCGGTGACAGCGGCACGCACGCGCACTATGCCCACCAGCTGCTGATCAGCGATGGCGCACCCTGGCAGGTGGAAATCGACGGCGTGGCACGGCACGGACAGCGCCTTTGGCTGCCCTCCTTCGTACCGCACGCCATCGTTTCGGCGCCACAGGACGGCTGCACGCTGTTCCTGGAACCGACCCACGCTGATCTCGAGCAGATCCAGCAGCAGCTGCCCACGCTGCCCACCGCCATCACCGCCCTGCGGGAACGGCTGCCGCAGCTGAGCCGTGCGCAGGCGCTGGACCGCCGCGTGCAGATGGCGCTGGAACGCATCACCCAGCACCTGCCCGGCCCGGTGCCGGCCGCCGACATCGCCAAGGCGGCACATCTGTCGACCAGCCAGCTGCACCGTCGTTTCCAGTCCGACCTGGCGGTGACCCTGCGCGGCTGGGTGCTGTGGCAACGCTTGCGTGCCGCGCTCGCGCACCACCTGCAGGGGCACAGCCTGACCGCCAGCGCGCATGCCGCCGGCTTCGCCGACCTGGCCCATCTCTCGCGCAGCCTGCGCCGCATGTTCGGCATCGGTGCCGCACAGCTGCAGGGCCTGCAGCTCCACGCGGCCTGA
- a CDS encoding sterol desaturase family protein, which translates to MLRLYAPLFLLGFVAVAVVWVGRCHGDPLWLLALLAVASAVSFAAERAWPYDPVFNHDQDDSVRDTLHALVNEGLNLLSIATVPLLAAIIPWQVWPVQWPFALQILMAIIAADLGITLVHYASHRIGWLWRLHAVHHSVTRMYGFNGLMKHPLHQAAEAVGGVLPLLLLGLPMPVAAVLAFAIAIQLLLQHSNVDMRPGMLGRVMAWAPLHRFHHMRYGTAGDVNFGLFLTVWDHLLGTAFDAPGYRLQQHDLGIGSQPDYPRDYPGQLLAPFRELPHGEVPELPEGLRRRG; encoded by the coding sequence ATGCTCCGCCTGTACGCCCCGTTGTTCCTGCTGGGTTTCGTTGCTGTTGCCGTCGTCTGGGTCGGCCGCTGCCACGGTGATCCGCTATGGTTGCTGGCCTTGCTGGCGGTCGCCAGCGCGGTCTCGTTCGCCGCCGAGCGTGCTTGGCCCTACGACCCTGTGTTCAACCATGATCAGGACGACAGCGTGCGCGACACCCTGCACGCACTGGTCAACGAAGGCCTGAACCTGCTGTCGATCGCCACCGTGCCGTTGCTGGCGGCGATCATTCCGTGGCAGGTCTGGCCCGTGCAGTGGCCGTTTGCGCTGCAGATACTGATGGCCATCATCGCTGCCGATCTCGGCATCACGCTGGTGCACTATGCAAGCCATCGCATCGGCTGGCTATGGCGCCTGCATGCCGTGCATCACAGCGTCACCCGCATGTATGGCTTCAACGGCCTGATGAAACACCCGCTGCACCAGGCGGCCGAAGCGGTGGGCGGCGTGTTGCCGCTGCTGCTGCTGGGCCTGCCGATGCCGGTGGCCGCGGTACTGGCCTTCGCCATCGCCATCCAGTTGTTGTTGCAGCACTCCAACGTGGACATGCGCCCGGGCATGCTGGGCCGGGTGATGGCGTGGGCGCCGCTGCACCGTTTCCATCACATGCGTTATGGCACCGCCGGCGACGTCAATTTCGGCCTGTTCCTGACCGTCTGGGATCACCTGCTGGGGACCGCCTTCGATGCGCCGGGCTATCGGCTGCAGCAGCACGACCTCGGCATCGGCAGCCAGCCGGACTATCCGCGTGATTACCCCGGGCAGCTGCTGGCGCCGTTCCGCGAGCTTCCGCATGGTGAAGTGCCGGAATTGCCGGAAGGCCTGCGCAGGCGCGGATGA
- a CDS encoding LysR family transcriptional regulator, with product MDSFNLMRAFRRIVERGGLARAAEDLGMSPAGLSKQLRTLEAHLGVVLLQRTTRRMSLTETGHAYYRECCRLLDELDALERGIAEQRGEVAGRLRVNAPQSFALSTLSPLLPRFLQQHPQLSLDLVMEDRLLDAVGEGFDVSLRLRAELDDSRLVARRLASLQQVLCAAPSYLQQHPAPQAVDDLQVHSVLAYSLSDSPGSWPLLGPDGQVTITLPARVTVNNSLLLRDLLVAGMGIGALPSFLAAPAMVRGELQQVLPDHRYPPRFVHAVYPTSRHLQPKVRAFIDFLHAELPGCAGLDS from the coding sequence ATGGATTCCTTCAACCTGATGCGCGCCTTCCGCCGCATCGTCGAACGCGGCGGGCTGGCCCGCGCCGCCGAAGACCTGGGCATGTCGCCTGCCGGCCTGAGCAAGCAGCTGCGCACACTGGAAGCGCACCTGGGCGTGGTCCTGCTGCAACGGACCACGCGGCGCATGAGCCTGACCGAGACCGGCCATGCCTATTACCGCGAATGCTGCCGCCTGCTCGACGAACTGGACGCGCTGGAACGCGGCATCGCCGAACAGCGCGGTGAGGTGGCCGGGCGCCTGCGCGTCAATGCGCCACAGTCGTTCGCGCTGAGCACGCTGTCGCCGTTGCTGCCACGCTTCCTGCAGCAGCATCCGCAGCTGTCGTTGGACCTGGTGATGGAAGATCGCCTGCTCGATGCAGTCGGCGAAGGTTTCGATGTGTCGCTGCGGCTGCGTGCCGAGCTGGATGATTCACGCCTGGTGGCGCGCCGGCTGGCGTCGCTGCAGCAGGTGCTGTGCGCGGCCCCGTCCTACCTGCAGCAGCACCCGGCACCTCAGGCAGTGGACGACCTGCAGGTCCACAGCGTGCTGGCCTACAGCCTGTCCGACTCGCCCGGCAGCTGGCCGCTGCTCGGCCCCGATGGACAGGTCACCATCACCCTGCCGGCGCGCGTGACCGTCAACAACAGCCTGCTGCTGCGCGACCTGCTGGTGGCCGGCATGGGCATCGGCGCGCTGCCTTCGTTCCTGGCCGCTCCGGCAATGGTGCGGGGCGAACTGCAGCAGGTGCTGCCCGACCACCGCTATCCGCCGCGCTTCGTGCATGCGGTCTATCCCACCTCGCGCCACCTGCAGCCCAAGGTACGCGCCTTCATCGATTTCCTGCACGCCGAGCTGCCCGGCTGCGCCGGCCTGGATTCGTAA
- a CDS encoding DsbA family protein, which translates to MSSVPSPTTAAPVVDFFHDVVCGWCFVLAPRLQQVSAELGIQVRHRSFVLQDSRAQMVEVFGSMARAKAVILRHWTDCAAHEDTARIDIEGMRAQDFEYPSGWLGALACQAAGLMGGNDAHGAMFDAVQWAHLHQHRNIGDAEVLLDIAESLGHRRGAFADHMHSDAVRQRVQADRAEAAALGIRSIPTVIGDNGLRLQTLPLPHLRQALAPLVAA; encoded by the coding sequence ATGTCTTCCGTTCCGTCCCCCACCACCGCCGCGCCGGTGGTCGATTTCTTCCACGACGTGGTCTGCGGCTGGTGCTTCGTGCTGGCCCCACGCCTGCAGCAGGTCTCCGCCGAACTCGGCATCCAGGTGCGCCACCGCAGTTTCGTGCTGCAGGACTCGCGCGCGCAGATGGTCGAGGTGTTCGGCTCGATGGCGCGTGCCAAGGCAGTCATCCTGCGCCACTGGACCGACTGCGCCGCGCATGAAGACACCGCGCGCATCGATATCGAAGGCATGCGCGCACAGGACTTCGAATATCCCTCTGGCTGGCTTGGCGCACTGGCCTGCCAGGCCGCCGGGCTGATGGGCGGCAACGATGCCCATGGCGCGATGTTCGATGCCGTGCAGTGGGCGCACCTGCACCAGCACCGCAACATCGGCGATGCCGAAGTCCTGCTGGATATCGCCGAATCGCTGGGCCATCGACGTGGCGCCTTCGCTGACCACATGCACAGCGACGCAGTGCGCCAGCGCGTGCAGGCCGATCGCGCCGAAGCCGCTGCCCTCGGCATCCGTTCCATACCCACCGTGATCGGCGACAACGGCCTGCGCCTGCAGACCCTGCCGCTGCCACACCTGCGCCAGGCCCTGGCGCCCCTGGTCGCGGCCTGA
- a CDS encoding cyclase family protein encodes MTPRTLATALALLVATTAASTTVSAHERVPSGQQVGTSPWGPKDEIGRLNLITEASRAAILSRVSGGKAYDLATEYYVGMPSWQDAGDPHYQFWMTHTPRGTVMDDPMGVGETMNLTRSYTGTAFSMYSHTGTHIDALNHFGIHGKIWNGFEADKHLGDRGWNVTGIEKFPPLIARGVLIDVAGAKGVDMLPDSYRVTRQDLKDALARQKVKLQQGDVVLIRTGRMRLFEQPRAYMANPPGMGLDAARFLVEDSGAMIVGADNLSFETFPSEVSDDYVPLHTYLLAQQGAPIIELVALDELARDKVYEFAFIGGPLKIRGGDAAPLRPVALPVRL; translated from the coding sequence ATGACCCCACGTACCCTGGCCACCGCGCTGGCCCTGCTGGTGGCCACCACCGCCGCTTCCACCACGGTGTCCGCGCACGAACGCGTTCCCTCCGGCCAGCAGGTCGGCACCAGCCCCTGGGGACCGAAGGATGAGATCGGCCGCCTCAACCTGATCACCGAGGCCTCGCGTGCGGCGATCCTGTCGCGGGTCAGCGGCGGCAAGGCCTATGACCTGGCCACCGAGTACTACGTCGGCATGCCCAGCTGGCAGGACGCCGGCGACCCGCACTACCAGTTCTGGATGACCCACACCCCGCGCGGCACGGTGATGGATGATCCGATGGGCGTGGGCGAGACCATGAACCTCACCCGCAGCTACACCGGCACCGCGTTCTCGATGTACAGCCACACCGGCACCCACATCGATGCCCTGAACCACTTCGGCATCCATGGAAAGATCTGGAACGGCTTCGAGGCCGACAAGCACCTCGGCGACCGCGGCTGGAATGTCACCGGCATCGAGAAATTCCCGCCGCTGATCGCGCGTGGCGTGCTGATCGACGTGGCCGGCGCCAAGGGCGTGGACATGCTGCCGGACAGCTACCGCGTCACCCGCCAGGACCTGAAGGATGCGCTGGCACGCCAGAAGGTGAAACTGCAGCAGGGTGACGTGGTGCTGATCCGCACCGGCCGCATGCGCCTGTTCGAGCAGCCCAGGGCGTACATGGCCAACCCGCCGGGCATGGGCCTGGACGCGGCACGCTTCCTGGTGGAGGACAGCGGCGCGATGATCGTCGGTGCCGACAACCTCAGCTTCGAGACCTTCCCCTCGGAGGTGTCCGACGACTACGTGCCGCTGCATACCTACCTGCTGGCCCAGCAGGGTGCGCCGATCATCGAGCTGGTGGCGCTGGACGAACTGGCTCGCGACAAGGTCTACGAGTTCGCCTTCATCGGCGGCCCGCTGAAGATCCGTGGCGGCGATGCCGCACCGCTGCGCCCGGTGGCATTGCCAGTGCGCCTGTAA
- the imuA gene encoding translesion DNA synthesis-associated protein ImuA, giving the protein MGAVVALDRLLDGRQLWRGPARQGPASDHLASGHPALDARLPGGGWPASGLCEVLQVAPGGGELALVWPALAKLSQRDRPIVLVAPPYRPHAPAWAAAGLDLAQLQIIHAAPKQALWAAEQCLRSAACAAVLCWPHQADDRALRRLQVAAESGQCLGFVFREAQAARNPSPASLRLQLDHGQVRVLKCRGGLPPAQPLPLAIVH; this is encoded by the coding sequence ATGGGCGCCGTCGTCGCCCTCGACCGGCTGCTTGACGGCCGCCAGCTGTGGCGCGGCCCGGCCCGCCAAGGGCCCGCCAGCGACCATCTGGCCAGCGGCCATCCGGCGCTGGACGCGCGCTTGCCCGGCGGCGGCTGGCCGGCCAGCGGGCTGTGCGAGGTACTGCAGGTGGCGCCCGGCGGCGGTGAGCTGGCGCTGGTCTGGCCCGCACTGGCGAAGCTGAGCCAGCGCGACCGCCCGATCGTGCTGGTCGCCCCCCCCTACCGCCCGCATGCCCCGGCCTGGGCCGCAGCCGGGCTGGACCTGGCCCAGCTGCAGATCATCCATGCTGCGCCGAAGCAGGCGCTGTGGGCCGCAGAACAATGCCTGCGCTCTGCCGCCTGCGCGGCGGTGCTGTGCTGGCCACACCAGGCCGATGACCGCGCCCTGCGCCGCCTGCAGGTCGCCGCCGAAAGCGGCCAGTGCCTGGGCTTCGTGTTCCGCGAGGCGCAGGCGGCGCGCAACCCTTCTCCGGCCAGCCTGCGCCTGCAGCTCGACCATGGCCAGGTGCGGGTGCTGAAGTGCCGAGGCGGCCTGCCGCCGGCGCAGCCGTTGCCGCTGGCCATCGTCCACTGA
- a CDS encoding DNA polymerase Y family protein: MHWACLLLPQLALDSVLRLQPDPQRPLVLLQGPAQRRVLRAVSPSARAAGLRPGMLLSAAQVLVQDIHLHDYDPNAEQHTRQLLASWAYAYSSQVSLDFPHALVLEIGASRALFGDWLTIEKRLRNELHELGFRHRLVAAPTAHAARVLANVHDGLGIDAQQLPAALAQLPLPRCGLPSEAVTVLGRSGLRTLGAVLELPRDSLARRFAPDVLQQLDALRGLPTAPLRYYQPPDRFDARIEFEYEIESSQALLFPLRRLLLDLAAFLCSRDGGVQRFDLHFEHDLLPASVLTIGLLAPERDAALLFEIARNRMEAFALPAGSRALRLQAEQLPPFVPAARDLFDTRPAQAMPWNQLRERLRARLGDDAVQPLAVQADHRPERASGIQPPTKPPAYWPLRPGWLLDTPQPLRDPRLRIIAGPERIESGWWDQADARRDYYVVETAHGQRGWAFRERNDPHAPWMLHGWFG; encoded by the coding sequence ATGCACTGGGCCTGCCTGTTGTTGCCGCAGCTGGCGCTGGACAGCGTGCTGCGCCTGCAGCCGGACCCGCAGCGGCCACTGGTGCTGCTGCAGGGGCCGGCACAGCGTCGCGTCCTGCGTGCGGTCAGCCCGTCGGCACGCGCAGCGGGGCTGCGCCCGGGCATGCTGCTGTCGGCTGCGCAGGTGCTGGTGCAGGACATACACCTGCACGACTACGACCCGAACGCCGAACAGCACACCCGGCAGCTGCTGGCCAGCTGGGCCTACGCCTACAGCTCGCAGGTCAGCCTCGATTTCCCGCATGCACTGGTGCTGGAGATCGGCGCCAGCCGCGCCCTGTTCGGCGACTGGCTGACAATCGAAAAGCGCCTGCGCAACGAACTGCATGAACTCGGTTTCCGCCATCGCCTGGTGGCTGCACCCACCGCGCATGCCGCGCGCGTGCTGGCCAACGTCCACGATGGCCTCGGCATCGATGCGCAGCAGCTGCCGGCGGCGCTGGCACAACTGCCGTTGCCGCGCTGCGGCCTGCCCAGCGAAGCGGTGACGGTGCTCGGCCGCTCCGGCCTGCGCACGCTGGGTGCGGTGCTCGAACTGCCGCGCGACAGCCTGGCCCGGCGCTTCGCACCGGACGTGCTGCAGCAGCTGGACGCACTGCGTGGCCTGCCCACCGCGCCCCTGCGCTACTACCAGCCACCGGACCGGTTCGATGCGCGCATCGAATTCGAGTACGAGATCGAATCCAGTCAGGCCCTGTTGTTCCCGCTGCGTCGACTGCTACTGGACCTGGCAGCGTTCCTGTGTTCGCGCGATGGCGGCGTGCAGCGCTTCGACCTGCATTTCGAGCATGACCTGCTCCCGGCCAGCGTGCTGACCATCGGCCTGCTGGCCCCCGAACGCGATGCTGCGTTGCTGTTCGAAATCGCACGCAACCGCATGGAGGCCTTCGCCCTGCCTGCCGGCAGCCGTGCACTGCGCCTGCAGGCCGAGCAGCTGCCGCCGTTCGTACCGGCCGCGCGCGACCTGTTCGACACCCGGCCGGCACAGGCGATGCCCTGGAACCAGCTGCGCGAGCGCCTGCGCGCGCGGCTGGGCGATGACGCCGTACAGCCGCTGGCGGTACAGGCCGACCATCGCCCCGAGCGCGCCAGTGGTATCCAGCCCCCGACCAAGCCGCCCGCTTACTGGCCACTGCGCCCAGGCTGGCTGCTGGACACCCCGCAACCACTGCGTGACCCGCGCCTGCGCATCATCGCCGGGCCGGAGCGGATCGAATCGGGCTGGTGGGACCAGGCCGACGCACGGCGCGACTACTACGTGGTGGAAACCGCGCACGGCCAGCGCGGCTGGGCGTTCCGTGAGCGCAACGATCCGCATGCGCCGTGGATGCTGCACGGCTGGTTCGGCTGA